The Pleuronectes platessa chromosome 11, fPlePla1.1, whole genome shotgun sequence genome includes a window with the following:
- the LOC128451031 gene encoding endophilin-B1 codes for MVLYTGETIGQADKTDLGPGLEELLVLADATKTCTDKIISQTEVVLQPSTGARLEDRLYEHLEWSAPLRPRALEVLGNEMTQAGLELGSNTPYGTALLRCGEVQKQLSDAERKFVQSTNIHFLTPLRSFTEGEHRTIQDERRLLLNKRLDLDIAKSRLKKAHEADQESRNLNANPLDDAYMSHVSYMFSFMRVKWLKVWAQQITQAEMELRIFQSLFDRQSEITRQLLEGIHNTHTNHMRSLTDFVEAQACFYDQCNQHAQGLQKQLGSIPAVLCSNNWLSEISNQPSTSSQVATEPSGSNQVTRIPVVVQQIPDFDQDSWTERPSSVTDKTTTGSSVHTQPLDPTNNNNNNNNNNNQSSDSHEISNHAAANKASLHVCASDSDNNTTAQRSAANRTVGVHTTTQGTTLESSAAVADGSGHAATTTSSSPSQPQAANTVSRETMKTSAVADEPQTTDETGNDEQPAIKGEDVQEGPASASQDVVE; via the exons ATGGTACTG TACACAGGGGAGACGATCGGCCAGGCGGACAAGACAGATCTGGGCCCAggtctggaggagctgctggtaCTGGCAGACGCCACCAAGACCTGCACGGACAAGATCATCTCCCAGACTGAGGTGGTGCTGCAGCCGAGCACCG GAGCACGACTGGAGGACCGGCTGTATGAGCATCTTGAATGGAGCGCCCCACTTCGGCCTCGTGCCCTCGAGGTTCTGGGTAATGAAATGACCCAGGCCGGGCTGGAGCTTGGGTCCAACACTCCCTATG GAACGGCCCTGCTGAGGTGTGGAGAGGTTCAGAAGCAGCTCAGCGACGCAGAGAGAAAGTTTGTCCAAAGCACGAACATCCACTTCCTCACCCCTCTGAGGAGTTTCACTGAGGGGGAACACAGAACCATACAA GATGAGCGCAGGTTGTTGCTGAACAAGCGTCTGGACTTGGACATCGCTAAAAGCCGACTGAAGAAAGCCCACGAGGCCGATCAGGAGTCCCGA AACCTAAACGCAAACCCGCTGGACGATGCCTACATGTCTCACGTCTCCTACATGTTCAGCTTCATGCGGGTCAAATGGCTGAAG GTGTGGGCACAGCAGATCACGCAG gcagAGATGGAGCTGAGAATCTTTCAGAGTCTGTTCGATCGACAGTCAGAAATCACAAGGCAGCTTCTGGAAGGAATCCACAACACTCac ACCAACCACATGCGGAGTCTCACGGACTTCGTGGAGGCTCAGGCTTGTTTCTATGACCAGTGCAACCAGCATGCTCAGGGGCTGCAGAAACAACTGGGGAG CATCCCCGCGGTTCTCTGCTCCAACAACTGGCTCTCAGAAATAAGTAATCAGCCGTCAACAAGCAGCCAAGTGGCCACCGAGCCCAGTGGATCAAACCAGGTCACTCGGATTCCCGTGGTCGTCCAACAAATTCCAGACTTCGATCAGGACTCGTGGACTGAACGTCCGTCATCAGtcacagacaaaacaacaacaggttCATCTGTGCACACTCAGCCCCTGGACCCgacaaataacaacaataacaacaacaacaacaacaatcagtcAAGTGACAGCCATGAGATCAGTAACCATGCAGCGGCCAATAAGGCATCTCTCCATGTCTGTGCTTCAGActcagacaacaacacaacagctcagCGCTCAGCGGCCAACAGGACAGTCGGCGTCCACACAACAACCCAGGGGACGACTCTCGAGTCTTCAGCTGCAGTGGCTGATGGTTCAGGTCACGCAGCGACGacaacctcctcttcaccttcacAACCTCAGGCTGCAAATACAGTGTCGCGTGAAACCATGAAAACCAGTGCCGTGGCAGATGAGCCCCAAACTACTGATGAAACGGGTAATGATGAGCAGCCCGCCATTAAAGGAGAAGACGTCCAGGAGGGGCCAGCCTCCGCCAGTCAGGATGTGGTTGAGTAG